CAAACCGCGTGGCATGAGCCTATCCATAATTTGGGTGGTGCGCCGGGAGCGTGGTTTGCCGATACGCTGTTCTTCATTTTTGGCGTAATGGCCTACACCATTCCGGTGATCATCATCGGTGGCTGCTGGTTTACCTGGCGCCAGCGCGACAGTGAAGAGTTCATCGATTATTTTGCCGTTTCGCTGCGCCTTATCGGCGTACTTGCGATGGTGCTGACCTCTTGTGGTCTGGCTGCCATCAATGCGGACGATATCTGGTACTTCGCCTCGGGCGGCGTGCTGGGCAGTTTGCTTAGCACAGCTATGATGCCGCTGTTGAACAGCAGCGGCGGCACAATTGCGCTGCTTTGCGTTTGGGCCGCTGGTCTTACGCTGTTCACCGGCTGGTCGTGGGTCAGCATCGCCGAGAAACTCGGTAGCGCAGTGCTTACCGTGCTGACGTTTGCCAGCAACCGCACCCGTCGGGATAACACCTGGCAGGATGAGGACGAATACGAAGAAGAGCATGATGAAGACGACGCGCCGCAGGCTTCCGCTGAGAAACGCGAATCTCGCCGGGCGCGCATTTTACGTGGGGCGCTTGCGCGTAAGCAGCGCTTGTCGCAGAAGTTTGCTAATCCTAACGGCCGTAAAACGGATGCTGCGCTGTTCTCCGGCAAACGTATGGATGACGCTGAAGACGACGTCTTGTTCAGCGCTCGTGGCGTAGAGGCCGATCCGAACGATGTGCTGTTCTCCGGGCATAAAGCGACTTTGCCGGAAGACCAGGAATACGATCCGCTGTTCAGTGGGCATTCTGCCGTTGAACCGATTGCTGCGGCAGCCGCGGCAACAACGGCTAACCAGTCCTGGGCTGCGCCGGTACCGCCGGTTGCACCCATGCCGCCAGTCTCCACACCGGCACCAGCCGTTGACGCTGAGCCTTCTGCCCCTGCGATTGCCTGGGAACCTGCTCCAACAACGGTCACGCCAGACCCGGTTATTGCGCCTGCCCCGGATCATTACACTTCTCCGCACCCGGCAAGAGCACAACAACAGGTTACGCCTGAAACGCATCAAAGCTGGTCTGAACCCGTTGTGCCTGTGGCCCAGCCAGTGGTTGAACCACAGCCTGCGCCTGAGCCGGTAGAAGAGGTGAAATACGTTCGTCCGCCGATGTACCACTTTGAAGAAGTGGAAGAGAAGCGAGCCCGGGAACGTGAACAGCTTGCGGCGTGGTACCAGCCTGTTAATGAGCCGAAGCCGGATCCTTACAGCTATGCGCCAGTAAAACCTGCTACGCCTGAACCGGCTCAACCTTCTATGCCGGCATCTGCGCCAGTTTCCGCGCCGTTATCTGCCGCAGAAATGCCGGTGCCGGATGTAACGCAGACGACATCAGGCGTTCAGCAGGCGGCAAAAGCTGCGGCTACCGCGGCAGCGTTTTCACCGGTGTTTAGTATCGCCAGCGATGCGCCGCGTTCTCAGGTAAAAGAAGGTATTGGCCCTCAACTTCCGCGTCCGAACCGGGTACGCGTTCCGACTCGCCGTGAACTGGCGTCCTACGGCATAAAGCTGCCTTCCCAGCGAATGGCAGAAGAGCAGGCCAGGCTCGCCGAGAGTCAGCAGTCTGAAGACGATTACGGCGATGAAAGCGATGCGCTGCAGCAGCATGAGCTGGCCCGTCAGTTTGCTGCCCAGCAACAGCAGCGCTATGGCGAAGAGTACGCAGATGAGAGCTGGTCTGAAGCCGATCAGGCCGAAGCAGAAGAAGCTGAACTTGCGCGTCAGTTTGCCGCTCAGCAACAACAGCGTTACGGCGAGCCGCAGCCGCAGAGCAATGCGCCGTTCTCACTGGATGATTTTGATTTCCAGTCATCGCTGAAAGAACTGGTGGATGATACGCCGAGTGAGCCGCTGTTTACGCCGAGCTTTGAACCTGTTCCGCCGCCGGCTCAGCACAGTCAACCCGCCGTACAGCCTTCTCAATATGCACAGGCGGCTCAGCATCAGCCCGCTGCGCCTGAGCCGAAAGAGAGCCTGATCCACCCGTTCCTGATGCGTAACGGCGATGACCGCCCGCTTCAGAAACCTACCACGCCGCTGCCATCGCTGGATCTGCTGACTTCTCCTCCAACCGAGGTTGAACCGGTAGATACCTTCGCGATGGAGCAGATGGCGCGTCTGGTGGAAGCACGTCTGGCGGATTACCGCATTAAAGCTGATGTAGTGGATTATTCTCCGGGCCCGGTCATTACTCGCTTCGAGCTGGATTTGGCTCCGGGCGTGAAGGCTGCCCGCATTTCTAACCTTTCCCGTGACCTGGCGCGTTCTTTGTCGACCGTTGCGGTGCGTGTGGTGGAGGTTATTCCGGGTAAACCTTACGTCGGTCTTGAACTGCCGAATAAAAAGCGTCAGACCGTTTATCTCCGCGAAGTACTCGACTGCGCTAAATTCCGCGACAACAGCTCTCCGTTGACCGTGGTTCTGGGTAAAGACATCGGCGGTGAGCCGGTGGTCGCAGACCTGGCGAAAATGCCTCACCTGCTGGTAGCCGGTACAACCGGTTCCGGTAAGTCGGTCGGCGTGAACGCCATGATCATCAGTATGCTGTATAAAGCAACGCCGGAAGACGTTCGCTTCATCATGATCGACCCGAAAATGCTTGAACTGTCGGTGTATGAAGGCATCCCACATCTGTTGACCGAGGTGGTTACGGATATGAAAGATGCCGCGAATGCGCTGCGCTGGAGCGTGAACGAGATGGAGCGCCGCTACAAGCTGATGTCCGCTCTTGGGGTGCGCAATCTGGCGGGCTACAACGAGCGTGTGCTGGAAGCTGAGCGTATGGGCCGCCCGATTCCTGACCCGTTCTGGAAACCTGGCGACAGCATGGATGCGACCCATCCGATGCTGGAGAAACTGCCGTACATCGTGGTGCTGGTTGACGAGTTTGCCGACCTGATGATGACGGTAGGCAAAAAGGTTGAAGAGCTGATTGCCCGCCTGGCGCAGAAAGCGCGTGCGGCTGGTATTCACCTTGTGCTGGCAACCCAGCGTCCTTCGGTGGACGTTATTACCGGGCTTATCAAAGCTAACATCCCGACCCGTATTGCATTTACGGTCTCGAGTAAAATCGACTCACGTACCATCCTTGACCAGGGCGGCGCTGAATCACTTCTCGGCATGGGGGATATGCTTTATTCTGCGCCAAACTCCACGACGCCAATTCGCGTGCACGGCGCCTTTGTCCGCGACGAAGAAGTTCACGCGGTAGTTCAGGACTGGAAAGCGCGTGGTCGTCCGCAATACATTACCGGTATTACCGATGATGAAGGCAGCGGGGATGGTAATGGCGGCGGCATGGATGGTGACGAAGAGCTGGATCCGCTGTTCGATCAGGCTGTCGCTTTCGTGGTTGAGAAACGCAAAGCATCCATCTCCGGCGTACAGCGCCAGTTCCGCATCGGCTACAACCGCGCGGCAAGAATTGTTGAGCAGATGGAAGCGCAAGGGATCGTGAGCCCGCAGGGGCATAACGGTAACCGAGAGGTGCTGGCCCCGCCTCAGTTTGAGTAATCCGTCTGAGCATCAGCCCGCTGAGTAAAAAAGAGCCGCTTCTGCGGCTCTTTTTGCAAAGATGGGTAAATTACCGGAAAATCAGCTTATTCTTCTGTTGCGGTAGCTAAAGACTTCACTAGAGTGAGCAACAGAAGCGCCATCGTCAGGTGGTCAATGAATCCAGAGGGAAAATAATGAAAAAAATCGTAATGACCTGCGCGCTGTTAGCTGGCATGACCGCAACCGGAGCCTGGGCTGACGCAGCCGGAGATTTGCAGGGCCGTCTTGATAAAGTCGGGAGTTTCCACGCCAGCTTCACCCAGAAAGTGACCGATGGCAGCGGCGCTGCCGTGCAGGAAGGTCAGGGCGACCTGTGGGTTAAGCGTCCCAACCTGTTCAACTGGCACATGACCCAGCCTGATGAAAGCATCCTCGTGTCCGACGGGAAAACGCTGTGGTTCTACAACCCGTTTGTTGAGCAGGTTACGGCCACCTGGCTAAAAGATGCCACCAGCAATACGCCATTTATGCTGATTGCCCGCAACCAGTCCAGCGACTGGAAGCAGTACAACATCAAGCAAAACGGCGATGATTTTGTACTGACGCCAAAAAGCAGCTCGGGTAACCTGAAGCAGTTCACCATCAACGTGGGCCGTGACGGCACTATCCATCAGTTCAGCGCGGTGGAGCAGGACGACCAGCGCAGCAGCTATACTTTGAAAGCTCAGCAAAACGGCGCGGTGGATGCCGGAAAGTTTACTTTCACCCCGCCAAAAGGCGTCACGGTGGACGATCAACGTAAGTAGAGGCTTGAGTGAGCAACCTGTCGCTCGATTTTTCAGATAATACCTTCCAGCCGCTGGCCGCGCGTATGCGGCCAGAAAACCTGGCGCAGTACATCGGCCAGCAGCATCTGCTGGCCGCGGGAAAACCGCTGCCCAGAGCCATTGAAGCAGGTCATCTGCACTCCATGATCCTGTGGGGGCCGCCGGGCACCGGGAAAACGACCCTCGCCGAGGTGATTGCTCGCTATGCCAGCGCGGACGTCGAACGTATTTCTGCGGTAACCTCCGGCGTGAAAGAGATCCGCGAAGCCATTGAGCGCGCGCGGCAAAATCGCAATGCCGGGCGTCGCACTATTCTGTTTGTGGACGAAGTTCATCGCTTCAACAAAAGCCAGCAGGATGCCTTCCTGCCGCATATTGAAGACGGCACCATTACTTTTATTGGGGCGACAACCGAAAACCCTTCTTTTGAGCTGAACTCGGCGCTGCTTTCCCGGGCCCGCGTTTATCTGCTGAAATCACTGACCGTGGCGGACATCGAACAGGTACTCGATCAGGCGATGAGCGATAAAGAAAGGGGCTACGGCGGGCAAAATATCGTGCTGCCGGATGAAACGCGTAAAGCCATTGCCGAGTTGGTGAATGGCGATGCGCGCCGGGCGCTGAATACGCTGGAAATGATGGCCGACATGGCTGAAAGTGACGCCAGCGGCAACCGGATTTTGCAAACCCAACTGCTGACGGAGATTGCCGGCGAACGTAGTGCTCGTTTCGATAATAAGGGCGATCGTTTTTACGATCTGATTTCAGCGGTGCATAAATCAATCCGCGGTTCTGCCCCGGATGCGGCCCTGTACTGGTATGCACGCATTATCAGCGCAGGGGGCGATCCGCTGTATGTCGCGAGGCGTTTACTCGCGATTGCATCTGAAGACGTTGGCAATGCCGATCCCAGAGGGATGCAAGTAGCCATTGCTGCCTGGGATTGTTTCACCCGGGTAGGGCCAGCGGAAGGGGAGAGAGCCATTGCTCAGGCAATCGTCTATCTGGCCTGCGCCCCGAAAAGTAATGCCGTTTACACCGCATTCAAAGCCGCAATGGCGGATGCGCGTGAGCGCCCCGATTATGACGTTCCCGTTCATCTGCGCAACGCCCCAACGAAGCTGATGAAAGAAATGGGCTATGGCCAGGAATACCGTTACGCTCACGACGAACCCAACGCCTATGCCGCCGGGGAAGAGTACTTTCCGCCTGAAATGGCGCAAACACGCTACTATCAGCCGACCAGCAGAGGCCTGGAAGGTAAGATTGGCGAAAAGCTAACCTGGCTCACCGAGCAGGATCAGAAAAGCCCCACAAAACGCTACCGCTAATGCAGGCGTTGCGGTAAGGTTAGCAAGACTATCAAAGCGGCCGCAGGCTGTGGCCGCACTCCTATAAATTCAATTCGATAAGCACAGGATAAGCATGCTCGATCCCAATCTGCTGCGTACAGAGCCAGACGCAGTCGCTGAAAAACTGGCACGCCGGGGCTTTAAGCTGGATGTAGACACGCTGCGCTCTCTGGAAGAGCGTCGTAAAGTACTGCAGGTCAAAACGGAAAATCTGCAGGCTGAACGTAACTCGCGATCGAAATCCATCGGCCAGGCGAAAGCGCGCGGAGAAGACATTGAGCCGCTGCGCCTGCAGGTTAACCAGCTGGGCGAAGAGCTGGATGCAGCGAAAAACGAGCTTGATTCTCTGCTGGCAGAAATTCGCGATATCTCGCTGACCCTGCCAAACATTCCTGATGATTGCGTGCCGTTGGGCAAAGACGACAGCGAAAACGTCGAAGTCAGCCGCTGGGGCGAGCCGCGTAAATTTGATTTCGAAGTGCGCGATCACGTCACCCTGGGCGAACTGGCCAAAGGCCTGGACTTCGCTGCGGCGGTGAAACTCACCGGTTCCCGCTTCGTGGTAATGCAGGGGCAGGTAGCGCGTATGCACCGCGCACTGAGCCAGTTTATGCTGGATCTGCACACCGAGCAGCACGGTTACATGGAAAACTATGTCCCGTATCTGGTTAACCAGGACACGCTTTACGGTACCGGCCAGTTGCCTAAATTCGGCGGTGACCTGTTCCACACCCGTCCGCTGGAAGAAGAAGCGGACAGCAGCAACTATGCGCTGATCCCTACCGCAGAAGTGCCGTTAACCAACCTGGTTCGCGACGAGATCATCGACGAAGATTCCCTGCCGTTGAAGCTGACTGCACACACGCCGTGCTTCCGCTCTGAAGCTGGCTCCTATGGCCGTGATACTCGCGGGCTGATTCGTATGCACCAGTTCGACAAAGTTGAGATGGTGCAGATCGTTCGCCCGGAAGACTCTATGGACGCGCTGGAAGAGATGACCGGCCATGCGGAGAAGGTTCTGCAATTGCTGGGTCTGCCATATCGTAAAGTGCTGCTTTGCAGCGGTGACATCGGTTTCGGTGCACGCAAAACTTACGATCTGGAAGTCTGGCTGCCGGCCCAGGACACCTACCGTGAGATCTCATCCTGCTCCAACTGCTGGGACTTCCAGGCGCGTCGCCTGCAGGCCCGCTGCCGCAGTAAAGCAGACAAGAAAACTCGCCTGGTGCACACCCTGAACGGTTCTGGTCTGGCTGTGGGTCGTACTCTGGTCGCCGTTCTGGAAAACTACCAGCAGGCCGATGGCCGCATTCAGGTGCCAGAAGTGCTGCGCCCTTACATGAACGGCCTGGAATACATCGGGTAATCCACCGTTTATGAACGATTGAAAAGCGCCTCAGGGCGCTTTTTTTATGTCGTAAGTCAAAGGCTTTACGCCAATACAGCCTTTCTTGATACCAGACAATAACCCCTACTCCCAAAGAAGTATTATTGCTCACCGGAAAGCGGGTGATGATTGTTCAATTAAAACTTTAACCTAATCATCATTTGACGGCCGTGCTTCACAAGGCGTGACGCGGCCAGGTCAATCCTTCAATAAAAACAAACCGGACACCCCTTTCATCCTTTAGCTGCGCAACGGAATGTGGGCTCTCAACCCGCGTGACCGCTGTCGGCTTATTTCAACTGTGAGCAAAACAAGTAGGTCACTATGACTGATAAAACCCCTAACGCGATCCTCGCGGCAGAGGTCAGCCGTCGTAAGCTGGTCCAGACCACGGCAATCGGTGGTTTAGCTGCTGCAACTAGCGCCTTCTCGCTTCCCTTTTCCAGGCTCGCTTTTGCCGATCACGCCGTTAACCCCGGCGGCAGTGAAAAAGTGGTCTGGAGCGCCTGTACGGTAAACTGCGGCAGCCGCTGCCCGTTGCGGATGCATGTGGTGGACGGTGAAATCAAATACGTTGAAACCGACAATACCGGCGATGACGATTATGAAGGTTTACACCAGGTTCGGGCCTGCCTGCGTGGGCGTTCAATGCGTCGACGCGTCTATAATGCCGACCGCCTCAAATACCCGATGAAGCGCGTTGGCGCGCGCGGTGAAGGGAAGTTTGAGCGCATCAGCTGGGATGAGGCGTTCAACACCATTGCCAATAGCATGCAGGGCATCATTAAAGAGTACGGTAACGAGGCTATTTATCTAAATTACGGCACCGGTACGCTGGGCGGCACCATGACACGTTCCTGGCCGCCGGGTTCCACGCTGATTGCCCGCCTGATGAATTGCTGCGGTGGTTACCTGAATCATTACGGGGACTATTCCACCGCACAGATTGCCGCCGGCCTGAATTATACCTACGGCGGCTGGGCGGACGGTAACAGCCCGTCTGATATTGAAAACAGCAAGCTGGTCGTGCTGTTTGGTAATAATCCGGGGGAAACGAGGATGAGCGGCGGCGGGGTGACTTATTACCTCGAGCAGGCGCGTCAAAAGTCCAATGCCCGAATGATTATCATCGACCCACGCTATACCGATACAGGTGCAGGCCGGGAAGACGAATGGATCCCTATCCGTCCGGGCACGGATGGTGCGCTGATCTCCGCGCTGGCGTGGGTGATGATCGACGAAAACCTCGTGGATCAAGCTTTTCTGGACAAATATTGCGTTGGCTATGATGAAAAAACGCTCCCGGCGGGCGCGCCGCGCAATGGCCACTATAAAGCTTATATTCTCGGCCAGGGGGCGGATAGCATAGCCAAAACCCCTGAATGGGCTTCGAAGATAACCGGTATTCCGGTTGATCGTATTATCAAGCTCGCCCGGGAGATTGGCAGCGCTAAACCGGCCTTTATCAGCCAGGGCTGGGGACCTCAGCGCCATTCCAACGGGGAACTGGTTTCCCGCGCTATTGCCATGCTTTCCATTCTGACCGGTAATGTCGGTATTCACGGTGGTAACAGCGGGGCGCGCGAAGGCTCTTATAGCCTGCCGTTTGTGCGGATGCCTACGCTGGAAAATCCGGTTCAAACCAGTATCTCCATGTTTATGTGGACCGATGCCATTGAGCGCGGCGCAGAGATGACCGCTACTCGCGACGGCGTCCGTGGCAAAGAGAAGCTGGATGTGCCGATTAAAATGGTCTGGAACTATGCCGGTAATTGTCTGATCAATCAGCATTCCCAGATCAACCGCACGCACGACATTCTGCAGGATGATAAAAAATGCGAAATGATCGTGGTGATCGACAACCACATGACTTCCTCGGCGAAATACGCCGATATTCTTCTGCCGGATTGCACGGCTTCTGAGCAGATGGATTTCTGCCTGGATGCGTCCTGCGGCAACATGTCCTATGTGATTTTTGCCGGGCAGGCCATCAAGCCGCGTTTTGAATGCAAAACTATCTATGAAATGACCACCGAACTGGCGAAGCGCATGGGCGTGGAGCAGCGCTTTACGGAAGGGCGGACACAAGAGGGCTGGATGCGTCACCTCTACGCCCAATCGCAGGAAGCGATCCCTGAACTGCCGAGCTTTGATGAGTTCCGCCAGTTGGGGATGTTTAAAAAACGTGACCCTGAAGGGCATCACGTCGCCTACAAAGCCTTCCGTGAAGATCCCCACGCTAACCCGTTAACGACACCGTCAGGAAAAATTGAGATCTATTCCGCTCAGCTGGCTGATATTGCTGCCAGCTGGGAACTGCCGGAAGGGGATGTTATCGACCCGCTGCCGGTGTATAGCGCTGGCTTTGAGAACGTTGGCGATCCGCTGGCGGAGAAATGGCCGCTGCAGCTGACGGGCTTCCATTACAAAGCGCGGACGCATTCAACCTATGGCAATGTCGACGTTTTGAAATCCGCCTGCCGCCAGGAGATGTGGATCAACCCGTTTGATGCACAGCGGCGCGGGATCGCGAACGGTGATGAGGTCCGTATTTTCAACGATCGCGGAGAAGTGCGCATTAGCGCCAAAGTCACGCCACGCATCATTCCAGGCGTTGTCGCCTTAGGAGAAGGAGCCTGGTATAGCCCCGATGCCAATAAAGTAGACCGAGCTGGCAGCATCAACGTGCTTACCACACAGCGCCCGTCACCGCTGGCAAAAGGCAATCCATCCCACAGTAACCTGGTCCAGGTTGAAAAGGCGTAAGGAGCAGTAAATGACAACCCAATATGGCTTTTATATCGACTCCAGCCGCTGCACCGGCTGCAAAACCTGCGAACTGGCGTGTAAGGATTTTAAGAACCTGACTCCGGAAGTCAGCTATCGCCGCATTTATGAATATGCGGGCGGTAACTGGCAGGAAAACAATGGCGTTTTCCATCAGGATGTTTTTGCTTACTACCTCTCTATTTCCTGTAACCACTGTGAAGATCCGGCCTGCACGAAGGTATGCCCGAGCGGCGCCATGCATAAGCGCGAAGATGGTTTTGTGGTGGTAAACGAAGAGGTTTGTATCGGCTGCCGCTATTGCCACATGGCATGCCCGTACGGTGCGCCTCAGTACAACGAGGCGAAAGGCCACATGACCAAGTGTGACGGCTGCTATGAGCGCGTTGCCGAGGGGAAAAAGCCAATTTGCGTGGAGTCCTGCCCGCTGCGCGCGCTGGATCTGGCTCCCATCGATGAATTACGCCAAAAGTACGGTACTCAGGCCGCGATTGCACCGCTGCCAGCGTCGCACTTTACCCAACCTAATATCGTGATTAAACCTAACGCCAACAGCCGCCCAAGTGGGGATACCAGCGGTTATCTGGCCAACCCGAAGGAGGTGTAAGATGGGAAACGGATGGCATGAATGGCCGCTGATGGTCTTTACGGTGTTAGGCCAGTGCGTCGCCGGTGGATTTATCGTTATGGCATTGGCGCTGTTGTATGGTGTCAAGGACAGGGCTGTTCGCAGGCGCGCCGAATTGCTGATGGTGGTGCTGTGGATCCTGATGGGCATCGGTTTTATCGCCTCAATTCTGCATCTCGGGTCGCCGCTGCGCGCTTTCAACTCCCTGAACCGCCTCGGCAGTTCGGCGTTGAGTAATGAAATTGCCAGCGGATCGGTATTCTTTGCGGCGGGTGGTTTCTGGTGGCTTTTGACCGTACTCGGAAAAATGCCTCCGACGCTCGGTAAAATTTGGGCCGTGGTGACCATGGTTCTGGGCGTGGTATTTGTCTGGATGATGAGCCGGGTTTACCTGATCGACACCGTACCGACCTGGTTTAGCGTCTGGACGCCGCTGAGCTTCTTCCTGACGATGTTTATCGGTGGTCCGCTGCTTGGCTATCTGCTGCTCAGTGCCGCCGGGGTTAGCGGCTGGGGGATGCGTATTTTGCCAGCCGTCTCGCTGCTTGCCCTGCTGATTAGCATGGTCGTTGTGCTGATGCAGGGCATGGAGCTGGCAACGCTGCATAATTCTATTCAGCAGGCGTCTGCGCTGGTGCCAGAGTATGGTTCGCTGATGGCCTGGCGCATGGTTCTGCTAGTGATTGGCCTGGTTGGCTGGATCGTCCCGCAGCTGAAAGGCTCTCGTCCTGGCATCGGCCTGATGGCGCTGGCAATGATATTTGTTGTTGCAGGTGAGCTAATTGGTCGTGGTGTCTTCTACGGGCTGCATATGACTGTTGGTATGGCGATAGCGAGCTAACATTTCATCGCGTTATAAGCGCGCCTGCGGGCGCGCTTTTTAATCCTTTCGCATAAGAAAATTTCACCTGAATATCCATGAAATTTTTCATTGCTCATTTTGGTAAGCTTTCCGCTATATCGCATCAAAAACAGAGAGATACAATTTACGTGACCCCGGTCACTTATTAGCAAGATAAGTTTTTCAAATCGTACCCGCTAAAACCCTCTATACCCCCCATTATTGCTGGATTGACAATCAATTTGCCGGTGGCATGATGCGCACAAATTTCCTGATTTCCTCACGGTTTGATACCCATGACCATCTATACCCGTCCCGTATTGCTACTGCTTTGCGGGCTTTTGCTGCTGACTCTGGCGATGGCGGTTTTAAACACGCTCGTCCCGCTTTGGCTGGCTCACGATAATCTTCCTACCTGGCAGGTCGGGATGGTGGGCTCCGCCTACTTTACCGGCAACCTGGTCGGAACATTGATTACCGGATGGGTGATTAAGCGTCACGGGTTTAACCGCAGCTACTATCTTGCCTCTATTATTTTTGCCGTGGGCTGTGTTGGCCTCGGGCTGATGGTCGGTTTCTGGAGCTGGATGGTCTGGCGGTTTGTGGCCGGCGTGGGCTGCGCCATGATTTGGGTTGTGGTTGAAAGCGCGCTGATGTGCAGCGGGACTTCCCGTAACCGCGGCCGCCTGCTGGCGGCTTATATGACCGTTTACTATATCGGGATGGTTGTCGGCCAGCTGATGGTCAGCAAGCTTTCTACTGAACTGATGAGCGTTCTGCCGTGGGCTACCGCGCTGGTGCTGGCCGCTATCCTTCCATTGTTGTTTACCCATATCGTCAGCGACGGCGATGAGCACCGGGATAACACCCCGGTCTGGCCGATGCTGCGTCTGCGCCAGGCTCGGCTGGGCGTGAACGGCTGCATTATGTCAGGCATCGTACTCGGTTCTCTGTATGGTCTGATGCCGTTGTATTTGAATCATCAGGGCGTGAGTGACTCCGGCATTGGCTTCTGGATGGCGCTGATGATCAGTGCGGGCATTGTAGGCCAGTGGCCGATGGGGCGTCTGGCGGACAAATATGGCCGTCTGCTGGTGCTGCGTGTGCAGGTGTTTGTGGTGATTCTCGGCTGCCTGGCAATGCTCAGCAACGCCGCCATGGGGCCTGCGCTATTCGTACTGGGGGCTTTCGGTTTCACTCTCTACCCGGTGGCGATGGCCTGGGCTTGTGAAAGAATTGAGCGCCATCAGCTGGTGGCGATGAATCAGGCGCTGTTGTTGAGCTACACCATCGGCAGCCTGATTGGGCCGACGGTGACTGCGCTGCTCATGCAAAATTACTCTGATAACGTCTTGTTTATCATGATGGCCGCGGTGTCATTTGTTTACCTGATGATGCTGCTGCGTAAGGCGGGCCATCATCCTGGGCCGGTGGCTCACGCTTAATCAGTGTCTTGGGTCTGTGACTCTCTCACATCAGAAGTATTTGTACTGGTGACTGGTTGAGTCATGTGAGGCTCAACTGAGGAACGAGCGGAAGGCAAATAGACGTGCTCCCACAGAGGGGAGCACGGTGTCGGATCAGTACATTACTTTATGACCGTACTGCTCCAGAATACCTTTCACCCGCTCCATTGTTTCTTTCTTCGGCGGATGTACGCCATCCAGCTTGTATTCTTCGCCCATCGCCACCCACTTGTGTTTGCCCAGCTCGTGATACGGCAGCAGCTCGATTTTTTCAACGTTGCCCATATCACGGGTGAACTCACCCAGGCGATGCGCGGAATCGTCATCGTCAGACCAGCCCGGCACGACTACGTATCGGATCCACACTTTAATGTCTTTTTTCGACAGATATTGAGCAAATTCGAGCGTGCGGTGATTTGAAACGCCCACCAGGTTTTGGTGGATTTCGTCGTTCATCTGCTTGAGATCGAGCATCACCAGGTCGGTGACCTCCAGCAGCTCATCAATCACCGGGTCGTAGCGGCGAACAAAGCCGTTGGTGTCCAGGCAGGTATGGATCCCTTCCTTATGACAGGCGCGGAACCAGTCACGTACAAACTCGGCCTGCAGGATTGCCTCGCCACCGGACGCGGTGACGCCACCGCCGGAGGCATTCATGAAGTGGCGATAGGTGACAACTTCTTTCATCAGATCTTCCACCGTCACTTCTTTGCCACCGTGGGTGTCCCAGGTGTCGCGGTTGTGGCAGTACAGGCAGCGCATCAGGCAGCCCTGGAAGAAGGTGATAAAACGGATACCGGGGCCGTCCACGGTACCACAGGATTCAAAAGAGTGAATTCGTCCGATTGCTGACATTGCGGTGATCTCTCCAGATGTGGCCCGTCCAGGGCCTGTGTCGTGCACAGCTCAAGCCGGCTGTGTTAAGTCTGTTTTGGCAGATACCCAGAGTATAGATAGCTGGCAAAGCAGGCTGAGGGTGGGGAGGTGAGTAAAAA
This Klebsiella michiganensis DNA region includes the following protein-coding sequences:
- a CDS encoding MFS transporter, producing MTIYTRPVLLLLCGLLLLTLAMAVLNTLVPLWLAHDNLPTWQVGMVGSAYFTGNLVGTLITGWVIKRHGFNRSYYLASIIFAVGCVGLGLMVGFWSWMVWRFVAGVGCAMIWVVVESALMCSGTSRNRGRLLAAYMTVYYIGMVVGQLMVSKLSTELMSVLPWATALVLAAILPLLFTHIVSDGDEHRDNTPVWPMLRLRQARLGVNGCIMSGIVLGSLYGLMPLYLNHQGVSDSGIGFWMALMISAGIVGQWPMGRLADKYGRLLVLRVQVFVVILGCLAMLSNAAMGPALFVLGAFGFTLYPVAMAWACERIERHQLVAMNQALLLSYTIGSLIGPTVTALLMQNYSDNVLFIMMAAVSFVYLMMLLRKAGHHPGPVAHA
- the pflA gene encoding pyruvate formate lyase-activating enzyme 1 (activates pyruvate formate-lyase 1 under anaerobic conditions) translates to MSAIGRIHSFESCGTVDGPGIRFITFFQGCLMRCLYCHNRDTWDTHGGKEVTVEDLMKEVVTYRHFMNASGGGVTASGGEAILQAEFVRDWFRACHKEGIHTCLDTNGFVRRYDPVIDELLEVTDLVMLDLKQMNDEIHQNLVGVSNHRTLEFAQYLSKKDIKVWIRYVVVPGWSDDDDSAHRLGEFTRDMGNVEKIELLPYHELGKHKWVAMGEEYKLDGVHPPKKETMERVKGILEQYGHKVMY